Proteins encoded together in one Planctopirus ephydatiae window:
- a CDS encoding MFS transporter: MIAATSNRPVSPVENVSSDRQPVRRDLAASMGDGASYGVMVGIGETYVPAFVLAAGLGDVFAGLIASVPVFLGSVLQLISPAAIRILKSNKLWVMLNASIQAACFIPLIVAATYGAISQWQALFITSVYWATSLATGPAWNTWMGAVVPKSVRPHFFAKRARFSQAMTLAGFLAGGFILQAGTSSAAPTRAYVLLFLIAGISRVISAFCLSRKSEPQPVRLVDDLPFMQRAMSFGQGRAGRLLLFVVCMQVGVCISGPFFVPYMLNGLKLTYIEYVILIGTSFVAKFLTLPYWGRLAKKVGAQQLLWIGAICITPLAAAWDVSFNYGWLVLVQILAGTAWAAYELAVTLLFLEAIPEHERTGTLTIYNVANNAALLAGSLIGTFMLRSMDVTIEAYLWVFAVSTAARGASLLILATVPKMSSGVVEPTFRPLSVQPSMGSIDQPVLAGLPADAENQLAENELPT, encoded by the coding sequence ATGATCGCCGCGACCTCGAATCGTCCTGTGTCCCCGGTGGAGAACGTCTCTTCAGACAGACAGCCTGTCCGTCGTGATCTGGCTGCGAGTATGGGTGATGGCGCTTCCTACGGAGTGATGGTTGGAATCGGCGAGACGTATGTTCCTGCTTTCGTCCTGGCGGCTGGGCTGGGCGATGTCTTTGCAGGCTTGATTGCGAGCGTTCCCGTATTTCTGGGGAGCGTGCTGCAACTGATTTCGCCAGCAGCGATTCGAATTCTGAAGTCGAACAAGTTATGGGTCATGCTCAATGCTTCGATTCAGGCCGCGTGCTTCATTCCATTGATCGTTGCGGCGACGTACGGAGCGATTTCTCAGTGGCAGGCACTCTTCATTACATCGGTTTACTGGGCCACCAGTCTGGCGACCGGCCCGGCATGGAACACTTGGATGGGGGCCGTCGTTCCTAAGTCTGTACGTCCTCATTTTTTTGCGAAGCGGGCGCGCTTCAGCCAGGCGATGACGCTGGCAGGATTTCTGGCTGGAGGGTTTATCCTTCAGGCGGGTACATCCTCCGCAGCGCCGACCAGAGCTTATGTTCTGCTGTTTCTGATCGCGGGGATCAGCCGGGTGATTTCGGCATTCTGCCTCTCTCGCAAGAGTGAACCCCAGCCTGTGCGACTGGTCGATGATCTGCCATTCATGCAAAGAGCCATGAGTTTTGGTCAGGGAAGGGCAGGGCGGCTGTTGTTGTTTGTGGTCTGTATGCAGGTGGGGGTCTGTATCTCAGGGCCGTTCTTTGTGCCCTACATGCTCAACGGATTGAAGCTGACGTACATTGAGTATGTGATATTGATTGGAACTTCGTTTGTTGCCAAGTTTTTAACATTGCCATACTGGGGGCGGCTGGCCAAAAAAGTGGGTGCCCAGCAACTCTTATGGATTGGTGCCATCTGCATTACACCTCTCGCGGCTGCCTGGGATGTCAGCTTTAATTATGGCTGGCTGGTGCTGGTTCAGATCCTGGCTGGAACGGCCTGGGCAGCTTACGAACTGGCAGTGACGTTGCTGTTTCTGGAGGCTATTCCGGAGCATGAACGTACCGGAACGCTCACGATTTACAACGTGGCGAATAATGCAGCTTTGCTGGCAGGCTCTTTGATCGGGACGTTCATGCTGCGATCGATGGATGTCACCATTGAGGCATACCTTTGGGTTTTCGCAGTCTCCACAGCAGCCCGGGGAGCGAGTCTTTTGATTCTAGCGACAGTACCAAAAATGAGTTCCGGTGTGGTTGAACCCACGTTTCGACCATTGTCTGTTCAGCCTTCGATGGGATCGATCGATCAGCCAGTTCTGGCGGGCTTGCCGGCTGATGCCGAGAATCAGTTGGCTGAGAACGAACTCCCAACTTAA
- a CDS encoding SDR family oxidoreductase, with amino-acid sequence MILDLFRLDHKVALITGGSRGLGAAISVALAEAGADIVCVSRTSPTQAHIEKILSVGRRFHFLPCDLSNQANRTGLVEKARSIAGSIDILVNNAGLTARFPPDEYPLTHLQTMLAVHIEAAFDLAQQVAQPMIQRGSGKIINIGSVMSHQGGWQIPAYAIAKHGLAGLTKSLCNSWAAQGINVNCICPGYMLTELSGSLVNDPVRGPQILSRIPAGRWAQPEELGGLCVFLASTASNYMHGSIIDIDGGWLAR; translated from the coding sequence ATGATCCTCGATCTCTTTCGGCTGGATCACAAGGTCGCTTTGATCACAGGTGGTTCCAGAGGGTTGGGAGCGGCCATCTCTGTAGCGTTGGCAGAAGCTGGTGCAGATATCGTCTGTGTCTCAAGAACCTCACCCACACAGGCACATATTGAAAAAATCCTCTCTGTGGGCCGACGTTTCCACTTCCTCCCTTGTGATCTCAGTAATCAGGCAAACCGTACTGGTCTTGTAGAAAAAGCCAGATCCATTGCGGGATCAATCGATATCCTCGTCAACAACGCGGGTTTAACTGCCCGCTTTCCTCCCGATGAGTATCCTCTTACTCACCTGCAGACCATGCTGGCGGTTCATATTGAAGCCGCTTTCGATCTCGCCCAGCAGGTCGCCCAACCGATGATCCAGCGAGGCTCTGGAAAAATCATCAATATTGGTTCTGTAATGAGCCATCAGGGTGGCTGGCAGATCCCGGCTTATGCCATCGCCAAGCATGGGTTGGCCGGACTGACAAAATCACTCTGCAACTCCTGGGCAGCTCAAGGGATCAACGTCAACTGCATCTGTCCGGGCTATATGCTCACAGAACTCTCAGGCTCATTAGTCAACGATCCTGTTCGAGGCCCGCAGATTCTCAGCCGCATCCCTGCAGGGCGCTGGGCACAACCCGAGGAACTGGGTGGTTTGTGCGTTTTCCTGGCCTCCACTGCATCCAACTACATGCATGGCAGTATCATCGATATCGATGGCGGATGGCTGGCACGCTGA
- the metK gene encoding methionine adenosyltransferase, producing MSTFLFTSESVSMGHPDKVSDQVSDAVLDALLAQDPRARVACETLCTTDFVCLAGEITANAQVDYEKVAREAIRQIGYTSDDIGFNAATCEVLVKLHSQSADIAMGVDRDGAGDQGLMFGYACDQTPELMPLPIALSHRIINRLTEARQKGEVNWLRPDSKSQVTVEYDAKNNAVGISAIVVSTQHAEHVSQDEISEFVRSAVIGKSVPTSLLKPSTKYHINPTGRFVIGGPHGDSGLTGRKIIVDTYGGWGRHGGGAFSGKDPTKVDRSAAYMARYIAKNIVAAGLAKECELQLAYAIGVADPVSVRINTNGTALIAEDKIAELVRENFKMTPLGIIESLQLRQPIYQRTAAGGHFGRNEPGFTWEATDKALKLREQAGLGSTLPPVGHIA from the coding sequence ATCAGTCAGTATGGGGCATCCTGATAAGGTGTCTGACCAGGTTTCGGATGCGGTCCTGGATGCCTTGTTAGCCCAGGATCCTCGAGCTCGTGTTGCTTGTGAAACGTTATGTACAACGGATTTTGTGTGCCTGGCTGGTGAAATCACTGCCAATGCTCAGGTTGATTACGAAAAGGTTGCCCGCGAAGCCATTCGGCAGATCGGATACACCAGTGACGACATTGGCTTTAATGCTGCGACCTGCGAAGTGCTGGTCAAGCTGCACAGCCAGAGCGCAGATATTGCAATGGGTGTGGATCGCGATGGTGCCGGCGATCAGGGGTTGATGTTCGGGTATGCCTGTGATCAGACACCAGAACTCATGCCTCTGCCGATTGCACTCTCTCACCGCATTATCAATCGCTTGACCGAAGCTCGCCAGAAAGGTGAGGTCAACTGGTTAAGGCCAGACAGCAAGAGTCAGGTCACTGTCGAGTACGATGCCAAGAACAATGCGGTCGGGATCTCGGCAATTGTGGTTTCGACACAACATGCCGAACATGTTTCGCAAGATGAGATTTCTGAGTTTGTGCGTTCGGCTGTGATCGGGAAATCTGTCCCGACATCCCTGCTGAAGCCATCCACCAAATACCACATTAATCCGACAGGTCGATTTGTGATCGGTGGGCCACATGGTGATTCTGGGCTGACAGGCCGCAAGATTATCGTCGATACCTACGGTGGTTGGGGTCGTCATGGTGGTGGAGCCTTCAGTGGCAAGGATCCCACGAAGGTAGATCGCTCTGCCGCTTACATGGCTCGCTACATTGCCAAGAATATTGTGGCGGCTGGTTTGGCTAAGGAATGTGAGTTGCAACTGGCTTACGCGATTGGTGTAGCCGATCCTGTCAGCGTGCGAATCAACACTAACGGCACAGCCCTGATTGCTGAAGACAAAATTGCCGAGCTGGTTCGCGAAAACTTCAAGATGACTCCGCTGGGAATCATTGAGTCGTTGCAACTGCGTCAACCGATCTATCAGCGAACAGCCGCTGGTGGCCACTTTGGTCGTAATGAACCGGGCTTTACCTGGGAAGCCACAGATAAAGCCTTGAAACTCCGAGAGCAGGCTGGGCTGGGGTCGACCTTGCCGCCAGTCGGCCATATTGCTTAA
- a CDS encoding 3-oxoacyl-ACP synthase III family protein, whose translation MHDASIGQKIRESMMPEGLPLDLLQMAETHRIAEEAQVIEKIVESTSSGVTSSLETGQSSQITNGHIQSVSHGEPAPSGEVVKKPMRTADPQWPTRTSQLLGFQILGIGGYVPDQVVTNAELQERCGIDPEWIEQRTGILARRYVAEGQATSHLCIMAAQRAMADAGVTAEEVDLVVIGTFTPDHLCPSTANLVQAHLGIEAPAMDLAAACSGFTYALATAAQFIVTGNSRRALVIGGDCNSRIVNPRDPKVAPLFGDGAGAVVLGRGDEKQGLVRYQLGSDGSGASLLDRPAGGTLHPFTESDLREGKTYLQMDGRNVFKWAVKAVCNSILVTLEQAQVSIEQVSMFILHQANLRIINHVAEDLGIQQDRIYNNLDKYGNTSAGSIPIALAEVIANGRLQRGELLLICGFGAGLTWGTCLLRW comes from the coding sequence ATGCATGATGCATCGATCGGACAAAAGATTCGAGAGTCGATGATGCCCGAAGGTCTGCCGCTGGATCTTCTGCAAATGGCAGAGACGCACCGAATTGCCGAAGAGGCTCAAGTGATAGAAAAAATTGTCGAATCGACATCATCTGGAGTCACATCTTCATTAGAGACTGGCCAGAGTTCTCAGATAACCAATGGTCATATCCAGTCAGTATCCCATGGTGAACCAGCACCCAGCGGCGAAGTTGTGAAGAAGCCGATGAGAACTGCTGACCCTCAATGGCCGACGCGGACATCGCAGCTTTTGGGTTTTCAGATCCTGGGTATAGGTGGGTATGTTCCAGATCAGGTAGTGACCAATGCCGAGCTTCAGGAACGCTGTGGCATTGATCCAGAGTGGATTGAACAGCGAACTGGAATTCTCGCCCGGCGTTATGTGGCTGAAGGGCAGGCCACCAGCCACTTGTGCATTATGGCCGCACAGCGGGCAATGGCCGATGCGGGGGTCACTGCCGAGGAAGTAGATCTGGTCGTTATTGGGACTTTCACACCTGATCATCTCTGCCCATCGACAGCCAATCTCGTGCAGGCCCATCTGGGTATTGAAGCTCCAGCCATGGATCTGGCGGCGGCCTGTTCAGGATTTACTTATGCGTTAGCAACGGCAGCTCAGTTTATTGTTACTGGAAATAGTCGGCGAGCTCTTGTGATTGGCGGGGATTGCAACAGCCGCATTGTCAATCCGCGGGATCCTAAGGTGGCACCGTTGTTTGGAGATGGCGCTGGTGCTGTCGTACTGGGCCGAGGCGATGAGAAGCAAGGTCTGGTGCGGTATCAGCTAGGTTCGGATGGCTCCGGGGCGAGTCTTCTGGATCGTCCTGCTGGCGGGACACTCCACCCCTTCACGGAGTCTGATCTTCGTGAAGGGAAAACCTATCTGCAGATGGACGGCAGGAATGTTTTCAAATGGGCCGTGAAGGCAGTCTGTAACAGTATCCTTGTGACACTGGAACAAGCTCAGGTTTCCATCGAGCAGGTTTCCATGTTTATTCTCCATCAGGCCAACCTGCGCATCATCAACCATGTTGCTGAGGATCTAGGGATCCAGCAGGATCGTATTTATAACAATCTTGATAAGTACGGAAACACTTCGGCTGGATCAATACCTATCGCCCTGGCTGAAGTGATTGCCAATGGCCGCCTGCAGCGGGGTGAGCTGCTGTTGATCTGCGGTTTTGGAGCCGGGTTAACATGGGGAACCTGTCTCCTGAGATGGTGA
- a CDS encoding purine-nucleoside phosphorylase → MSELKSRIDQATAKISQLWQGEPAVGMILGTGLGGLAEQIEQDIAIPYSDIPHFPTSTVKSHAGRLVCGRLRGIPVVAMEGRFHYYEGYSLEQVTFPVRVMKAMGVKTLLVTNAAGGINPQLDLSDVLIIEDHINLMPENPLRGPNDEELGPRFPDMSHPYDRQHMEVARQVALELGINCPKGVFVAVSGPNLETRAEYRMLKLMGADVVGMSTVPEVLVAVHAGLRVLGFSVVTDLCLPDALEPVELNKILEVAALGGAKLARLIPEILPRIIL, encoded by the coding sequence ATGTCCGAACTGAAATCACGCATTGACCAGGCCACTGCCAAAATCTCCCAGCTCTGGCAAGGTGAACCTGCCGTAGGCATGATTCTGGGAACTGGTCTGGGTGGTCTGGCGGAACAAATCGAGCAGGATATCGCTATTCCTTACAGCGACATTCCTCACTTCCCTACCTCGACAGTGAAATCTCATGCAGGTCGGCTGGTTTGCGGACGCCTGCGCGGCATTCCTGTCGTCGCCATGGAAGGTCGATTTCACTACTACGAAGGGTACTCTCTCGAACAAGTCACTTTTCCGGTGCGCGTCATGAAGGCCATGGGAGTGAAAACACTCCTTGTGACCAACGCTGCCGGCGGCATCAATCCGCAATTGGATCTCTCGGATGTGCTGATTATCGAAGATCACATCAATCTCATGCCCGAAAACCCCTTGCGTGGCCCTAACGATGAAGAGTTGGGCCCTCGTTTTCCTGACATGAGCCACCCCTATGATCGCCAGCACATGGAAGTCGCCCGCCAGGTGGCACTGGAACTTGGGATAAATTGCCCCAAAGGTGTGTTTGTCGCAGTCAGCGGCCCGAACCTGGAAACCCGTGCTGAATACCGCATGCTGAAGCTCATGGGAGCCGATGTCGTGGGGATGTCGACCGTTCCGGAAGTGCTCGTCGCAGTCCATGCGGGCTTACGTGTTCTCGGCTTCTCTGTCGTGACGGATCTCTGCCTACCTGATGCTCTGGAACCGGTGGAACTGAATAAAATTCTGGAAGTGGCTGCACTTGGCGGTGCCAAACTGGCCCGCCTCATCCCCGAGATTCTGCCACGCATCATCCTCTAG
- a CDS encoding dienelactone hydrolase family protein, with amino-acid sequence MWSPRILLATTVCLMTSFSTAICLAEIRSKEIEYQAGTVKSKGTIFWNDEIQGRRPGVLVVHEWWGLDDYAKNRALKLAEAGYVAFACDMYGEGKTTQHPKDAGTMATSVRSNQQEWLARANAALDVLKKDEHVNPEHLVAIGYCFGGSTVLQLALKGSDLDAVISYHGALPKVTPEEAGQVKAKVLVFHGADDAFIPKEVVEQFQTSFKGPGNQLTFVSFPGVRHSFTVPDAGKHGIEGMKYDEQADKTSWQATLDLLSKLSK; translated from the coding sequence ATGTGGTCACCAAGAATTCTGCTCGCAACGACCGTATGCCTGATGACCTCATTTTCGACCGCCATTTGCCTGGCGGAGATCCGTTCGAAAGAGATCGAATATCAGGCTGGCACAGTGAAATCCAAAGGGACGATTTTCTGGAATGATGAGATTCAGGGACGCCGCCCGGGAGTGCTTGTCGTTCATGAATGGTGGGGGTTAGACGACTACGCCAAAAATCGCGCTCTAAAACTGGCAGAGGCAGGTTACGTAGCTTTTGCCTGCGACATGTATGGCGAAGGCAAGACCACGCAGCACCCCAAAGATGCCGGCACCATGGCAACCAGTGTACGTTCCAATCAACAGGAATGGCTGGCCCGCGCAAATGCTGCCCTGGATGTCTTGAAGAAAGACGAGCATGTGAATCCGGAGCATCTGGTGGCGATTGGCTACTGTTTTGGAGGATCGACGGTTCTTCAACTCGCTTTAAAAGGTAGCGATCTTGATGCCGTTATCTCCTATCACGGTGCACTCCCCAAAGTCACGCCTGAAGAAGCCGGCCAGGTCAAGGCGAAAGTTCTGGTCTTTCACGGAGCCGATGACGCTTTTATTCCAAAAGAAGTCGTCGAGCAGTTCCAGACTTCATTCAAAGGCCCCGGCAATCAACTCACGTTTGTTTCCTTCCCGGGAGTACGCCATAGCTTCACGGTCCCTGATGCCGGTAAACATGGTATCGAGGGGATGAAGTACGATGAACAGGCCGACAAAACTTCCTGGCAGGCGACGCTCGATCTGTTGAGCAAACTGAGCAAGTAA
- a CDS encoding YbaN family protein — protein sequence MWTVPKNAESGMSTALCSPSPADDGTSCSELEIRPFLVDQEENEAEDVVGICAEIRHPIVVASGIRRIVFQVGGVSCIGLAIAGVFLPVLPTTPFLILASFLFYRSSPELYLRLHQHRFSGPLLQKWERDRGVSFRVKLGAVGVVLLMVTLTLLSGRISSPMQWLIMGLAGIGIMVILLLPSPRRQPVSLVQFEEFPSKKVG from the coding sequence ATGTGGACAGTTCCCAAGAATGCCGAAAGCGGGATGTCGACTGCGTTGTGCTCACCATCACCTGCTGATGACGGAACATCCTGCAGTGAATTGGAGATTCGCCCGTTTCTGGTGGATCAGGAAGAAAACGAGGCTGAGGATGTCGTTGGTATCTGTGCAGAAATCAGGCATCCGATAGTGGTTGCTTCCGGGATACGGAGAATTGTTTTTCAGGTGGGTGGAGTCAGTTGTATCGGTTTAGCCATTGCAGGCGTGTTTCTACCGGTGTTGCCGACGACTCCCTTTCTCATTCTGGCCAGTTTCTTGTTCTACCGGTCATCTCCCGAACTGTACCTTCGCTTGCATCAGCACCGTTTTTCAGGGCCGCTTTTGCAAAAATGGGAGCGAGACCGGGGCGTAAGTTTCAGGGTAAAATTGGGTGCTGTGGGAGTTGTCCTGCTGATGGTGACGCTCACCCTGCTGTCAGGTCGCATTAGCTCTCCGATGCAATGGCTGATCATGGGATTAGCGGGCATTGGCATTATGGTCATCCTGCTCCTGCCATCCCCACGCCGACAGCCAGTTTCGCTGGTACAATTTGAAGAATTCCCCAGCAAAAAAGTGGGTTAA
- a CDS encoding bifunctional nuclease family protein: MLVQMELVRIIISEINDQQVIYLKEVDGSRAFPILIGLFEATSIDRRVRGDVPPRPLTHDLLKNIAEQLGAEVQDVVINHLEDHTYYASIRIRQQGELIEIDSRPSDAIALAVHYQPFLPIYVTESVLQDVTG, from the coding sequence GTGCTTGTCCAGATGGAACTTGTGCGGATCATCATCAGCGAGATCAATGATCAGCAGGTCATTTATCTGAAGGAAGTCGATGGCTCGCGAGCCTTCCCGATTCTGATAGGCCTTTTTGAAGCGACCAGCATCGACCGGCGTGTGCGCGGTGATGTGCCACCCAGGCCACTCACTCATGATCTGCTGAAGAATATTGCCGAGCAATTGGGAGCTGAAGTGCAGGATGTGGTGATCAATCATCTGGAGGATCACACTTATTATGCATCTATTCGTATTCGCCAACAGGGGGAACTGATTGAGATTGATAGCAGGCCCAGTGATGCCATCGCATTGGCCGTGCATTATCAACCATTTTTACCCATCTATGTGACAGAATCGGTTCTTCAGGATGTGACTGGCTGA